One genomic window of Gracilinema caldarium DSM 7334 includes the following:
- a CDS encoding sensor histidine kinase — protein MSRFDAQQRTTTLTIPALFFIYTIVGILVLVFSSNLFTQYVQQQSFSFSLFIIVFTLISLVLTLFLAVALFRLIRDIVQKRSGSRLKLNLFSYFFILTLLISVPTIFVHIQLISNLLSTWNQANIAAIVEDAHLFALDSYSYRLALIQRIAESEEISLVLQQRLKISEVDPALLALQEFQQDQKGLYHTSRSVGNEAFFLNSLPGTEKGFVPRNEGRDQSCIRYIVPQQYGRLILITFSLGHEFDEKLARIEAGQDIIRILSQLESRLVSLLGGFYMVLYLPILLMVMIIAISLSDSLSQPISNLVQATRKVAEGDLSIRVICTTHDDIGTLIDSFNTMVRNLEKAQSRALQTEKENIWKDMSQRLAHEIKNPLTPIKLSAERVLRRWKTDPKRLGEILEESMLAIIQETDGLTNLLTEFRTFSRLPPPVLERTALQPLLEEALNLYRTSYPDIQFIINTIPPNTYLRVDRRHINQVLANLIINSIDAMHGRGIIEIQTDLVKKTDCRYCRISIRDNGCGIPEEHRSLIFTPYFTTKATGTGLGLSIVERIVLDHGGTIWFDSAIGVGTTFFIDLPVDSTGS, from the coding sequence CCTTATTTCTCTTGTGCTTACCCTGTTTCTTGCGGTAGCTCTTTTTAGACTTATTAGGGATATTGTTCAAAAACGAAGTGGAAGCCGTCTGAAATTAAACCTTTTTTCTTACTTCTTCATTTTGACCTTACTCATTTCTGTACCGACTATCTTTGTTCACATACAGTTAATATCGAACCTGTTAAGTACCTGGAACCAAGCTAATATTGCAGCTATAGTAGAAGATGCCCATTTATTTGCCCTGGACTCATACAGTTACCGGCTTGCTCTCATTCAGCGGATAGCCGAGTCAGAGGAGATTTCTCTGGTATTGCAACAGAGGCTAAAAATATCAGAAGTGGATCCTGCCCTGCTTGCGCTACAGGAATTTCAACAAGATCAAAAAGGGCTGTACCACACCAGCAGATCGGTAGGCAATGAAGCATTCTTTTTAAACTCCTTACCGGGCACGGAAAAAGGTTTTGTCCCAAGAAATGAGGGGAGAGACCAGAGCTGTATCCGATATATTGTACCTCAACAGTATGGCAGGCTCATCCTGATTACGTTCAGCCTTGGCCATGAATTTGATGAAAAACTCGCCAGAATAGAAGCTGGCCAAGATATCATCAGAATCCTCTCCCAGTTAGAATCTCGGCTAGTATCCCTTTTGGGAGGCTTTTATATGGTGTTATACTTACCGATTTTACTTATGGTAATGATTATAGCTATTTCTCTCAGCGATAGTCTCAGTCAGCCTATCAGCAACCTGGTCCAGGCAACACGAAAAGTTGCAGAGGGCGACCTTTCAATTCGAGTAATCTGCACGACCCATGATGACATTGGAACTTTAATAGATTCATTTAACACCATGGTTAGAAACCTTGAAAAAGCTCAATCTCGAGCACTTCAAACTGAAAAAGAAAACATCTGGAAAGATATGTCCCAACGGCTCGCCCATGAAATCAAAAACCCCCTAACACCTATTAAACTTTCTGCAGAACGAGTACTTCGACGTTGGAAAACTGATCCTAAACGGCTTGGCGAGATCTTGGAAGAATCAATGCTTGCAATCATTCAAGAAACCGATGGACTCACTAACCTTCTCACTGAATTTAGAACCTTTTCTAGACTTCCACCTCCAGTACTCGAACGGACAGCGCTGCAGCCATTACTTGAAGAAGCTCTCAACTTATACCGAACATCCTACCCAGACATCCAATTTATCATCAATACTATTCCACCAAATACCTATTTACGTGTTGATCGTCGACATATCAATCAGGTTCTCGCAAATTTAATAATTAATAGCATTGATGCTATGCATGGCCGTGGTATTATTGAAATACAGACTGACCTTGTCAAAAAAACCGATTGCCGATATTGTAGAATTAGTATTAGGGATAACGGTTGTGGCATTCCGGAAGAACATCGATCGCTCATTTTTACCCCCTATTTTACTACAAAGGCAACTGGTACCGGATTGGGGCTTTCGATTGTAGAACGAATTGTTCTTGACCATGGGGGAACCATCTGGTTTGATTCTGCCATAGGTGTAGGCACCACATTTTTCATCGATCTACCGGTTGATAGTACCGGATCATGA